The following proteins are encoded in a genomic region of Arcobacter suis CECT 7833:
- the nuoI gene encoding NADH-quinone oxidoreductase subunit NuoI, whose amino-acid sequence MELKDFKNRNVSDGYVTVQEDDYPKTSWDMFKQVLARSIKGELFVGMKITFGIMYRALFKGEMATVQYPKEKLPIGPRYRAVHKLLRLLESGEERCIGCGLCEKICISNCIRMETRIDENSRKEVMQYTINMGRCIFCGYCAEVCPELAIVHGGRYENSSEQRAHFSLKEDILTSANGLGVQLEFDGYGSVSPDADKKIKKTPLSY is encoded by the coding sequence ATGGAACTAAAAGATTTTAAAAATAGAAATGTATCAGATGGATATGTAACAGTTCAAGAAGATGATTACCCTAAAACTTCTTGGGATATGTTCAAACAAGTTTTAGCTAGGTCAATAAAAGGGGAACTTTTTGTTGGTATGAAAATCACTTTTGGAATAATGTATAGAGCTTTATTCAAAGGTGAAATGGCAACAGTTCAATACCCAAAAGAAAAACTTCCTATTGGTCCAAGATATAGAGCAGTACATAAACTTCTAAGACTTTTAGAGTCAGGAGAAGAGAGATGTATTGGTTGTGGACTTTGTGAAAAGATTTGTATATCAAATTGTATTAGAATGGAAACAAGAATTGATGAAAATTCAAGAAAAGAAGTGATGCAATATACGATAAATATGGGAAGATGTATTTTCTGTGGATATTGTGCAGAAGTTTGTCCTGAACTTGCAATCGTTCATGGTGGAAGATATGAAAATTCAAGTGAACAAAGAGCACATTTTTCACTAAAAGAAGATATTTTAACATCAGCAAATGGGTTAGGTGTACAACTTGAATTTGATGGATATGGTTCGGTGTCACCAGATGCAGACAAAAAAATTAAAAAAACACCATTATCATACTAA
- the nuoK gene encoding NADH-quinone oxidoreductase subunit NuoK, with protein MTLNAYLILSTILFCIGLIGAIRRKNVLMLFFSTEIMLNAVNIGFAAISKFHGDLTGQMFAFFIIAVAASEVAIGLGLLILWYKRTGSINLDDIARMKG; from the coding sequence ATGACTCTTAATGCTTATTTAATACTTTCAACAATCCTGTTTTGTATTGGTTTAATAGGTGCGATTAGAAGAAAGAATGTATTAATGTTGTTTTTTTCAACAGAAATCATGTTAAATGCTGTAAATATTGGATTTGCAGCTATCTCAAAATTTCATGGAGATCTAACTGGACAAATGTTTGCATTTTTTATTATTGCTGTTGCCGCAAGTGAAGTTGCAATTGGGCTTGGATTACTTATTTTATGGTACAAAAGAACAGGTTCTATTAATTTGGATGATATAGCTAGGATGAAAGGGTAA
- the nuoL gene encoding NADH-quinone oxidoreductase subunit L, protein MEKYIYIALFAPLVGSLVAALFSMQKKTLFTGVFTSFMLAVSMYASLYLLYFVYTSDLILHVNLFDWIVVGNLDIPFGFIVDEVSVVMMSVVTVVSTMVHIHSIGYMEHDKGFNRYFSYLSAFVFSMLVLVMADNFAVLFIGWEGVGVCSWLLIGFWYHKESATWAANEAFIMNRVGDLGLLLGMFLLYWHIGSLQYEIVFAQISTLENSTLVWIAALLFLGAMGKSAQFPLHTWLADAMEGPTPVSALIHAATMVTAGVYLVVRVNELYTLVPEVGYAIAALGAFVAIFAASMALVNNDMKRIIAYSTLSQLGYMFVAAGLGAYWVALFHLAAHAFFKSVLFLGAGNVMHAMDDELDIRKMGALHNKMKATSIIMTIASLALAGIFPLAGFFSKDKILEAAFNADAVVLWAILWLTAGLTAFYSFRLVMKIFFGPQNYSNEEFHPHEAKNFVIAAMIPLAVLAVIAGWFEHSFVEFVTKTLPTWEASNLNHSTAWILILVTSAVAIGGILVAVFKYKKGGFSKSWEDKAIYKLLINQYFIPKIYEKFISKPYYAVSVWMWKTIEIKLIDATVDSLAHYFNKLGVKARPIQSGNLSSSLRLMAVGLIFGLIFALVLSVL, encoded by the coding sequence ATGGAAAAATATATATATATTGCACTTTTTGCCCCACTAGTAGGTTCTTTAGTTGCTGCTTTATTTTCAATGCAAAAAAAGACTTTATTTACTGGGGTATTTACATCTTTTATGTTAGCTGTTTCTATGTATGCATCTTTATATTTATTATATTTTGTTTACACGTCAGATTTAATATTACATGTAAATCTATTTGATTGGATTGTAGTTGGAAATTTAGATATTCCTTTTGGTTTTATTGTTGATGAAGTTAGTGTTGTAATGATGAGTGTTGTAACAGTTGTTTCAACAATGGTACATATTCATTCAATTGGTTATATGGAACACGATAAGGGATTTAACAGATATTTTTCATATTTATCTGCGTTTGTGTTTTCAATGTTAGTTCTTGTAATGGCTGATAATTTTGCTGTTTTATTTATAGGATGGGAAGGTGTTGGAGTTTGTTCTTGGTTGCTAATTGGTTTTTGGTATCACAAAGAGTCTGCAACTTGGGCAGCAAATGAAGCATTTATTATGAATAGAGTTGGAGATTTAGGTTTACTTCTTGGAATGTTCTTACTTTATTGGCATATTGGAAGTTTACAATATGAAATTGTATTTGCTCAAATTTCTACTTTAGAAAATAGCACTTTAGTTTGGATAGCTGCTTTATTATTTTTAGGTGCAATGGGAAAATCAGCACAATTCCCACTTCATACTTGGCTTGCTGATGCGATGGAAGGACCAACACCAGTTTCTGCATTAATTCATGCTGCAACGATGGTAACAGCAGGAGTTTATTTAGTTGTACGAGTAAATGAACTTTATACATTAGTTCCAGAAGTTGGATATGCAATAGCTGCTCTTGGAGCATTTGTAGCAATTTTTGCAGCTTCTATGGCATTAGTAAACAATGATATGAAAAGAATTATTGCTTATTCAACATTGTCACAACTTGGATATATGTTTGTTGCCGCTGGTCTTGGAGCTTATTGGGTCGCACTTTTTCACTTAGCTGCTCACGCATTTTTTAAATCAGTTTTATTTTTAGGTGCTGGAAATGTTATGCATGCAATGGATGATGAATTAGATATTAGAAAAATGGGAGCATTACATAATAAAATGAAAGCAACTTCAATTATTATGACTATTGCATCTTTAGCACTAGCTGGAATTTTCCCATTAGCTGGATTCTTTTCAAAAGATAAAATTTTAGAAGCCGCATTTAATGCTGATGCAGTTGTTTTATGGGCAATATTATGGCTAACAGCTGGGTTAACAGCATTTTATTCATTTAGACTTGTAATGAAAATTTTCTTTGGACCACAAAATTATTCAAATGAAGAGTTTCATCCACATGAAGCTAAAAATTTTGTAATCGCAGCAATGATTCCACTTGCCGTATTAGCTGTTATTGCTGGTTGGTTTGAACACTCATTTGTTGAGTTTGTAACAAAAACTCTACCAACATGGGAAGCTTCTAATCTTAATCATTCAACAGCATGGATATTAATTCTTGTAACAAGTGCTGTTGCAATTGGCGGAATTTTAGTTGCAGTATTTAAATACAAAAAAGGTGGATTTAGTAAATCTTGGGAAGATAAAGCAATTTATAAATTGTTAATTAACCAATATTTTATTCCAAAAATTTATGAAAAATTTATTTCAAAACCATATTATGCAGTTTCTGTTTGGATGTGGAAAACAATTGAAATAAAATTAATTGATGCAACAGTTGATAGTTTAGCTCACTATTTTAATAAATTAGGTGTAAAAGCAAGACCAATTCAATCTGGAAATTTATCATCATCTTTAAGACTTATGGCAGTTGGATTAATCTTCGGATTAATTTTTGCTTTAGTTTTATCAGTACTTTAA
- a CDS encoding NADH-quinone oxidoreductase subunit J, with protein sequence MFEVIAFIIFSVLTISMFSITVLTNNALYALSSLAAGMIFISAFFFLLNADFLGAVQIVVYTGAVMALYAFGMMFFDSLSEVKEKIKNPRLVFLLSGMIALIVVIVLIAPIIGQNIEAEYPIHPEYGNSADVGLILFTKYLIAFELAAIMLLVAMVGGIVLAGKKMNESYSEMKEEEIDEKIRLDEASSKDVK encoded by the coding sequence ATGTTTGAAGTTATAGCTTTTATAATATTTTCAGTATTAACTATTAGTATGTTTAGTATTACAGTTTTAACAAATAATGCTTTATATGCATTAAGTTCACTTGCTGCTGGAATGATTTTTATCTCAGCATTTTTCTTTTTATTAAATGCTGATTTCCTTGGAGCCGTTCAAATTGTGGTTTACACAGGTGCAGTTATGGCTTTATATGCTTTTGGAATGATGTTTTTTGACTCATTATCAGAAGTAAAAGAGAAAATAAAAAACCCAAGATTAGTATTTTTACTTTCTGGAATGATTGCTTTAATTGTAGTTATAGTTTTAATTGCTCCAATTATTGGACAAAATATTGAAGCTGAATATCCAATTCATCCTGAATACGGAAACTCTGCTGATGTTGGACTTATACTCTTTACAAAATATTTAATTGCATTTGAACTAGCTGCTATTATGCTTCTTGTTGCAATGGTTGGTGGAATTGTACTTGCAGGGAAAAAAATGAATGAATCATATTCAGAAATGAAAGAAGAAGAAATAGATGAAAAAATTAGACTTGATGAAGCATCTTCAAAGGATGTTAAATGA